CCGCTAACCGCGGCGCCCGCTCTCTGCAAGCAGTTGTACGAAAGCGCTGGGAAAAGTCTGCCTGAGGCCAAGTCGGAGAAGCTCATGAAGTCGCGCAAGCCTGTCTGTTCTTGATGCAGGAAGGATTCAGCACCGGTCAGACGGTCGTGGTTGATAGCGGGACCATTCTGGTCTAGGCCGAGTGCTGCGTTCCTGCACTCGATAAGGCGTTCGGTTCACGGTAGCAGATATTGAAGAGAAGAAAGAAATATGAGCATCAAAGTCGAATGGAGGGCAACATGCAATCTAACGAGGCCATAGCAAAGCAAAAGCAGCAACTGGCGAGAGGCGCCGGCGAATTCGTGATCGGAAAAGATCTTCGCGTTATTCGACTGGGATTCGGCGCAATGCGAATCACCGGAAAAGGAATTTGGGGAGAACCGTCGGATCGAGCAGAGGCTATCCGCGTTTTGCGGCGCGCAGTCGAGTTGGGAATCAATTTTATCGACACTGCGGACTCCTATGGTCCGAACGTGAGCGAAGAGATCATCGCTGAGGCCCTGGATCCATATCCGGCAGGTTTGGTGATCGCGACCAAGGGCGGTTTCATGCGGCCGGGTCCGGATCAGTGGGTCGAAAACGGAAAGCCAGAGCACCTGAGATCGGCGTGCGAAGGCAGCCTTCGGAGATTGCGGCTGGAACGGATTGATCTCTATCAACTGCACCGAATTGATCCCAAGGTTCCAGCCGAAGATCAATTGGGAACTCTTAAGGATCTGCAGGCGCAAGGAAAAATCAAACACATTGGTTTGTCGGAAGTCAGCGTCTCTCAGATTCAACACGCGCAAACGATTGTTCCAATTGTGAGTGTGCAGAATCGTTACAGCGTGACTGACCGCGGATCGGAAGATGTGCTGGACTACTGCGAAAAAGAGAAGATGGCTTTTATTCCTTGGTTCCCGCTGGCGGCCGGTCAAGTATCTGGCCCGGACAGTCCTGTCAGTCGTGTGGCGGCACAATTGCACGCTTCGCCCTCTCAGATAGCGCTGGCTTGGCTCCTGGCTCGATCTCCGGTGATGTTGCCGATCCCGGGAACTTCCAAGGTTACGCATCTCGAAG
The sequence above is a segment of the Terriglobales bacterium genome. Coding sequences within it:
- a CDS encoding aldo/keto reductase, encoding MQSNEAIAKQKQQLARGAGEFVIGKDLRVIRLGFGAMRITGKGIWGEPSDRAEAIRVLRRAVELGINFIDTADSYGPNVSEEIIAEALDPYPAGLVIATKGGFMRPGPDQWVENGKPEHLRSACEGSLRRLRLERIDLYQLHRIDPKVPAEDQLGTLKDLQAQGKIKHIGLSEVSVSQIQHAQTIVPIVSVQNRYSVTDRGSEDVLDYCEKEKMAFIPWFPLAAGQVSGPDSPVSRVAAQLHASPSQIALAWLLARSPVMLPIPGTSKVTHLEENVAATDLKIDKNAMQELGGLARAS